In Arachis hypogaea cultivar Tifrunner chromosome 2, arahy.Tifrunner.gnm2.J5K5, whole genome shotgun sequence, a genomic segment contains:
- the LOC112729600 gene encoding putative disease resistance RPP13-like protein 1, whose product MAAELVGGAFLSSFLNVLFDRLSNDKFVNWIRRKKLDQNLLGRLENILNVVEAVLNDAEKKQITDNAVKRWLKNLQDAFYDADDLLDEVCTKAATQKDPGNFLSHIFHSQDRDIFVTRIEEVIARLEDIAKHKDILGLEKIAAKNMSGRIPSTSLVKKSDMFVGRDREMDTIVKLLLDDSKDGEISVIPIVGMGGIGKTTLAKLVYNDVRVKHKFHVKAWVCVGEEEFDVLKMTKIVIEKTGSSCHSNDLDTVQNHLKDKLEGKKFLVVVDDVWSSNREGWESFLTPFECGSEGGHILVTSRLDSVASMVKTNHIQPLKLSLLHEEDCCLVFAKHAFFPTESRDRSALEIIGRKIVQKCKGVPLAVQTLGGLLRTKDHEREWIDVLNSEIWEFAEDESSILPALRISYYYLPSYLKRCFVYCSLYPKDYEFIREELVPLWMAEGLLQQPKSDSTLEEVGYKYFTDLASRSFFQHSNSGENSFVMHDLMHDLAIFCGGKFFSRTFELKNAAKHDAYPRHLSYSRGIRDSLSKFLEACDDLQHARTLLKINVGTSHEFSKEIDPCRLLAQLKRVRVLSFEFFPGDHISLPDSIGDLIHLRYLDLSGTPSVTLPESMSNLYNLQTLKLSWCRRLKKLPSKMQDLVNLRHLDITETNLEEMPKGMSKLKELQKLSDYIVGKHEENGIGELGEHVHLQGKFCIKKLENVVDSSEAWKARMVDKKYITHLWLEWSSGEDNDIIDSQIEKEVLAKLEPHKDLKRLSLWGYRGTKFPDWIGQSWYHDMTWLELRGCRNCWVLPSLGQLPALMSLKISGCDKLKKIDGSFYKGDGTPQHQETPFRSLKYLIIERMPCWEEWESYECDDDDHAPFPQLATLWIQHCPKLRGDLPTFLPSLKSLYIRRCEEVSCYLPRAPSILKLEIYGKQEARMLDLPLSMLEVLWVNGEQQVEYVFEAMTHTQPTSLIDLHISECSSAISFPGDSLPPSLQQLRINNCKNVEFPMQNQQHESLTSLTIKNSCDSLTSLPAFPNLLSLRIERCENLTSLELSQSQSLRYLWIAECPKLKNIIRLPASLSALDIRECGLLGEGIERKDPHIWPSISHIPSIRLDGKLICKDSTS is encoded by the coding sequence ATGGCTGCAGAACTTGTTGGAGgagcttttctctcttctttcctcaATGTTCTTTTTGACAGGCTGTCCAATGATAAGTTTGTCAACTGGATCCGAAGAAAGAAGCTTGACCAGAATCTGCTTGGAAGGTTGGAGAATATTTTGAATGTGGTTGAAGCTGTGCTGAATGATGCTGAGAAGAAACAGATCACTGACAATGCTGTCAAGAGGTGGCTCAAAAATCTTCAAGATGCTTTCTATGATGCTGATGACTTGTTGGATGAAGTATGCACCAAAGCTGCCACTCAAAAGGATCCAGGTAACTTCCTGTCTCATATCTTCCATTCACAGGATAGGGATATTTTTGTGACTAGGATTGAAGAAGTCATTGCTAGACTAGAGGATATTGCGAAACACAAAGATATCCTTGGTCTGGAAAAGATTGCAGCGAAGAACATGTCAGGGAGGATTCCATCAACCTCACTAGTTAAAAAATCTGATATGTTTGTTGGCAGGGACAGAGAGATGGATACCATAGTGAAATTGTTGTTAGATGATAGTAAAGATGGTGAAATATCTGTGATTCCTATTGTGGGCATGGGTGGGATAGGAAAAACTACTCTGGCAAAATTGGTTTATAATGATGTTAGAGTGAAACACAAATTTCATGTTAAAGCATGGGTTTGTGTTGGTGAGGaggaatttgatgttcttaagATGACAAAGATTGTGATAGAGAAAACTGGTAGTTCTTGTCACTCAAATGATTTAGATACAGTTCAAAATCATTTGAAGGATAAGCTAGAAGGGAAGAAATTCTTGGTTGTTGTAGATGATGTATGGAGCAGTAATCGTGAGGGTTGGGAAAGCTTTCTAACtccttttgaatgtggaagtgagGGAGGTCATATTCTTGTAACATCCCGTCTTGATTCAGTTGCTTCTATGGTGAAAACTAATCATATTCAACCTCTCAAGTTGAGTTTGTTGCATGAGGAAGATTGTTGTTTAGTGTTTGCAAAACATGCATTTTTTCCTACTGAATCTAGAGACCGTTCAGCTCTAGAAATCATTGGTAGAAAAATTGTTCAAAAGTGTAAAGGGGTACCTTTGGCTGTCCAAACACTTGGGGGCTTATTAAGGACAAAAGATCATGAGAGGGAATGGATTGATGTTTTGAATAGCGAGATTTGGGAGTTTGCTGAAGATGAGAGTAGTATTCTTCCTGCATTAAGAATTAGTTATTACTATCTCCCTTCGTACTTAAAACGTTGCTTTGTTTATTGCTCTTTATACCCAAAGGACTACGAATTCATAAGGGAGGAACTGGTGCCATTGTGGATGGCAGAAGGTCTTTTGCAGCAACCAAAGAGTGACAGCACTTTAGAAGAAGTTGGTTATAAATATTTTACTGATTTAGCTTCAAGATCATTTTTCCAACATTCTAACTCTGGTGAAAATTCATTTGTGATGCACGATCTCATGCATGATTTAGCAATATTCTGTGGTGGAAAGTTCTTTTCTAGAACCTTTGAACTCAAAAATGCAGCCAAGCATGATGCTTATCCTCGTCATCTTTCATATAGTCGTGGCATCAGGGATTCGctctcaaagttcttggaagcaTGTGATGATTTACAACATGCGAGGACATTGTTGAAAATCAATGTTGGTACCAGCCATGAATTCTCAAAGGAAATCGATCCTTGTCGCTTACTTGCACAATTGAAGCGCGTAAGGGTTTTGTCATTTGAATTCTTTCCTGGTGACCATATTTCATTGCCCGATTCAATAGGTGATTTGATCCATTTGCGTTATTTGGATCTCTCTGGTACACCTAGCGTGACATTGCCCGAGTCCATGAGTAACTTGTATAATTTACAAACATTGAAGTTGAGCTGGTGTAGAAGACTCAAAAAGCTTCCAAGCAAGATGCAAGATCTTGTAAATCTGCGGCATCTCGATATTACAGAGACTAATTTAGAAGAGATGCCAAAAGGGATGAGCAAATTGAAAGAGTTGCAGAAGTTAAGTGACTATATTGTTGGGAAGCATGAAGAGAATGGGATTGGGGAATTAGGAGAACATGTACATCTTCAAGGGAAattttgtattaagaaattaGAGAATGTGGTTGATAGCAGTGAAGCTTGGAAGGCAAGGATGGTTGATAAGAAATACATCACTCATTTATGGTTGGAGTGGTCATCAGGTGAAGataatgatattattgattcccaAATCGAAAAAGAAGTACTTGCCAAATTAGAACCTCACAAAGACTTGAAGAGGCTAAGCTTATGGGGTTACAGAGGTACGAAGTTTCCGGATTGGATAGGGCAGTCTTGGTACCACGACATGACTTGGTTGGAGCTAAGGGGATGCAGGAATTGTTGGGTGCTTCCTTCACTTGGACAGTTACCCGCTCTAATGAGTTTGAAGATTTCAGGATGTGATAAGCTGAAGAAGATTGATGGCTCATTCTATAAGGGTGATGGAACTCCTCAGCATCAGGAGACACCCTTCCGATCCCTTAAATATCTCATTATTGAAAGAATGCCTTGCTGGGAGGAATGGGAgtcatatgaatgtgatgatgatgatcatgcaCCATTTCCTCAACTTGCGACACTTTGGATACAGCACTGTCCTAAGTTAAGAGGAGATTTGCCCACTTTCCTTCCTTCTTTGAAATCACTCTACATTAGAAGATGCGAGGAGGTTAGTTGTTATCTGCCAAGAGCTCCCTCTATCCTCAAATTAGAAATATATGGCAAACAGGAAGCAAGAATGCTGGACCTACCACTTTCCATGTTGGAGGTACTATGGGTTAATGGAGAGCAGCAGGTGGAGTATGTGTTTGAGGCCATGACCCACACCCAACCAACCTCTCTCATAGACCTACACATCTCAGAGTGCTCATCAGCCATATCATTTCCAGGGGATTCTTTGCCTCCTTCATTGCAACAGTTGCGGATCAATAACTGCAAGAATGTAGAATTCCCAATGCAAAACCAACAACATGAGTCACTAACGAGTCTTACAATAAAGAACAGCTGTGATTCGCTTACATCATTGCCAGCGTTCCCAAATCTCTTGTCTCTGAGAATTGAAAGATGTGAAAATTTGACATCTCTGGAGCTGTCACAGTCACAGTCCCTCCGATATTTATGGATTGCAGAGTGCCCTAAGCTGAAGAACATAATAAGGCTGCCTGCCTCTTTAAGTGCACTCGACATCAGAGAATGTGGGTTGTTGGGTGAAGGCATAGAGAGGAAGGACCCCCACATTTGGCCATCCATTTCCCACATCCCCAGCATTCGACTTGATGGGAAACTGATTTGCAAAGACTCAACATCTTAA
- the LOC112756592 gene encoding fatty acyl-CoA reductase 2, chloroplastic, giving the protein MGILSLSSSSSLLSKLIGMHENSEWHHARRKNNVVFCQGGGNVIKSAGMSSVLTERSASFSADHAATLMDAGSLVLSQNGKSQTDIVVKDLVPYGGPTSTTLVGFEDGIGIVKFLRGKKFFITGATGFLAKVLIEKILRTEPDVGKIYLLIKAKNKQAAMERLQNEIINTELFKCLKQIHGKSYKAFMLSKLVPVVGNICESNLGLDEDSSNVIMDEVDVIVNSAANTTFDERYDTAININTKGPCRLMSIAENCKKLKLFLHVSTAYVNGQRQGRIMERPFSIGDCIAREKSISEIPQSFLPALDIEGEINMVSNYNGNIEDNLLAQKMREMGLERARRYGWQDTYVFTKAMGEMMIDKLREDIPVVVIRPSVIESTFKEPFPGWMEGNRMMDPIVLCYGKGQLTGFLVDPNGVLDVVPSDMVVNATLAAMARHGMDQKRDINVYQIASSVVNPLVFQDLARLLYEHYSSSPCIDSKGRPIQVPLMKLFSSTEEFSGHLWRDAIQKSGLTAMASSKGKMSQKLENICRKSVEQAKYLANIYEPYTFYGGRFDNSNTERLMEIMSEEEKREFGFDVKAIDWKDYITNVHIPGLRRHVMKGRGMGS; this is encoded by the exons ATGGGGATACTGTCCCTAAGTTCTTCATCAAGTTTACTAAGTAAACTCATTGGTATGCATGAAAATAGTGAATGGCACCATGCAAGGAGGAAGAACAATGTTGTGTTCTGCCAAGGTGGTGGAAATGTGATCAAGTCTGCTGGCATGTCTTCCGTGTTAACAGAAAGATCAGCGTCGTTTAGCGCTGATCACGCCGCGACTCTAATGGATGCAGGAAGCTTGGTCTTGTCTCAAAATGGGAAAAGCCAGACAGATATTGTGGTGAAGGATTTGGTGCCTTATGGTGGACCAACATCCACCACATTAGTAGGATTTGAAGATGGAATAGGCATTGTCAAATTCCTAAGAGGGAAGAAGTTTTTTATTACAGGTGCAACCGGTTTTCTAGCAAAAG TTCTTATTGAGAAGATTCTAAGAACAGAACCAGATGTTGGAAAGATTTACCTTTTGATCAAGGCAAAGAATAAGCAAGCTGCAATGGAGAGATTACAGAATGAA ATAATAAATACAGAGCTTTTCAAATGCCTTAAACAAATCCATGGAAAATCCTACAAAGCCTTTATGTTGAGCAAGCTAGTACCTGTAGTAGGCAACATTTGCGAATCGAATCTTGGACTAGATGAAGATTCTTCCAATGTTATTATGGATGAGGTAGATGTaattgtaaattctgcagctaaTACAACATTTGATGAAAG ATATGATACTGCTATCAACATAAACACTAAAGGACCGTGTCGCCTTATGAGCATTGCGGAAAATTGCAAGAAGCTTAAGCTCTTTCTGCATGTTTCAACAG CTTATGTCAAtggacaaagacaaggaagaattATGGAAAGACCATTTAGCATTGGAGATTGCATAGCTAGAGAAAAATCCATATCTGAAATTCCACAAAGTTTTCTTCCAGCATTGGACATCGAAGGCGAAATAAACATGGTTTCGAATTACAATGGGAACATTGAAGACAACTTACTAGCTCAAAAGATGAGGGAGATGGGTCTAGAAAG GGCTAGAAGATATGGGTGGCAAGATACTTATGTGTTCACAAAAGCTATGGGAGAAATGATGATTGATAAATTGAGGGAAGATATTCCAGTTGTTGTAATTCGTCCAAGTGTTATAGAAAGCACTTTTAAAGAACCATTTCCTGGATGGATGGAAGGAAATAG GATGATGGATCCAATAGTTTTATGCTATGGGAAAGGACAGCTAACAGGTTTCTTGGTAGATCCAAATGGGGTACTTGATGTG GTTCCATCTGACATGGTTGTTAATGCAACCTTGGCAGCAATGGCAAGACATGGAATGGATCAAAAGCGAGATATCAATGTGTATCAAATTGCTTCATCTGTAGTGAACCCTTTGGTGTTCCAAGACCTTGCAAGATTGCTCTATGAACATTATAGCTCCTCTCCATGCATTGATTCAAAGGGTAGGCCAATTCAAGTTCCATTGATGAAGTTGTTTAGCTCCACAGAGGAATTCTCTGGCCACTTATGGAGAGATGCTATTCAGAAGAGTGGACTCACAGCTATGGCCTCATCAAAGGGGAAGATGTCTCAGAAACTTGAAAATATTTGTAGAAAATCAGTGGAGCAAGCAAAGTACTTAGCCAATATTTATGAACCATATACATTTTATGGTGGAAG GTTTGATAACAGTAACACAGAAAGATTAATGGAAATCATGTCTgaagaagaaaaaagggaatTTGGATTTGATGTAAAGGCAATAGATTGGAAAGATTATATAACCAATGTTCATATACCAGGTCTAAGGAGACATGTCATGAAGGGAAGGGGAATGGGTAGTTAG
- the LOC112756600 gene encoding histone-lysine N-methyltransferase ATXR4 isoform X1 yields MNFVKSKRKIKMRFPLSHSLRLASSLFTKPNKFQFHHFTTTTATPELRPDPPPIRVGLTDSAGRGVFATRPIGAGELIHTAKPAVCHPSPNVLHTVCYCCLRRISNPDDSEAQRVSFCSEDCKRRCMEFYNVETKADWAAFDDYCGTHGLKYPFMVKRLACMVISGVARSDSVDILQPANLTPQMISRMEEEFGLLWNAFRKTLISDEDISFLTKQWYIGVLARIRINAFRIELATGLYEDLLSSAAASVEAEAAVGHAVYILPSFYNHDCDPNAHIIWIDNADAKLKALRDVEEAAGEELRICYIDASLDRDARQELLSRGFGFQCNCNRCLHGD; encoded by the exons ATGAATTTCGTGaagtcaaaaagaaaaatcaaaatgcgATTTCCGCTCTCACACTCACTCCGTTTAGCTTCTTCCCTCTTTACCAAGCCAAACAAGTTTCAATTCCACCActtcaccaccaccaccgccacgCCGGAACTACGACCCGACCCGCCCCCTATTCGAGTCGGCCTCACAGACTCGGCGGGGCGCGGTGTCTTCGCCACTCGTCCGATCGGCGCCGGAGAACTCATCCACACCGCCAAGCCCGCCGTATGCCACCCTTCTCCCAACGTTCTCCACACTGTCTGTTACTGCTGCCTCCGCAGAATCTCTAATCCCGATGACTCCGAAGCTCAACGCGTGTCGTTTTGCAGCGAAGATTGTAAACGACGCTGCATG gaATTTTACAATGTTGAGACGAAAGCAGATTGGGCGGCTTTTGATGACTATTGCGG GACCCATGGTTTGAAATATCCTTTCATGGTGAAGCGGTTGGCTTGCATGGTCATATCAGGAGTTGCCAGAAGTGACAGTGTAGACATACTTCAACCTGCCAATTTGACACCTCAGATGATTTCACGG ATGGAAGAAGAGTTTGGCTTGTTATGGAATGCTTTCAGAAAGACACTTATTTCAGATGAAGATATTTCTT TTTTAACCAAGCAATGGTACATTGGTGTTTTGGCACGAATTCGAATCAATGCATTTCGCATTGAGTTGGCTACAGGACTATATGAAGATCTTCTTTCATCAGCAGCAGCATCTGTAGAAGCTGAAGCTGCCGTTGGACATGCTGTCTACATACTTCCGTCCTTCTACAATCATGATTGTG ATCCAAATGCGCACATTATATGGATAGATAACGCAGATGCAAAATTGAAGGCCCTTCGTGATGTTGAAGAAG CTGCAGGTGAAGAACTTAGAATCTGCTACATTGATGCCAGCCTGGATCGCGATGCTCGGCAAGAACTTTTATCTCGGGGATTTGGTTTTCAATGCAACTGTAACAGGTGCTTACATGGAGATTAA
- the LOC112756600 gene encoding histone-lysine N-methyltransferase ATXR4 isoform X2 encodes MNFVKSKRKIKMRFPLSHSLRLASSLFTKPNKFQFHHFTTTTATPELRPDPPPIRVGLTDSAGRGVFATRPIGAGELIHTAKPAVCHPSPNVLHTVCYCCLRRISNPDDSEAQRVSFCSEDCKRRCMEFYNVETKADWAAFDDYCGTHGLKYPFMVKRLACMVISGVARSDSVDILQPANLTPQMISRMEEEFGLLWNAFRKTLISDEDISFLTKQWYIGVLARIRINAFRIELATGLYEDLLSSAAASVEAEAAVGHAVYILPSFYNHDCDPNAHIIWIDNADAKLKALRDVEEGEELRICYIDASLDRDARQELLSRGFGFQCNCNRCLHGD; translated from the exons ATGAATTTCGTGaagtcaaaaagaaaaatcaaaatgcgATTTCCGCTCTCACACTCACTCCGTTTAGCTTCTTCCCTCTTTACCAAGCCAAACAAGTTTCAATTCCACCActtcaccaccaccaccgccacgCCGGAACTACGACCCGACCCGCCCCCTATTCGAGTCGGCCTCACAGACTCGGCGGGGCGCGGTGTCTTCGCCACTCGTCCGATCGGCGCCGGAGAACTCATCCACACCGCCAAGCCCGCCGTATGCCACCCTTCTCCCAACGTTCTCCACACTGTCTGTTACTGCTGCCTCCGCAGAATCTCTAATCCCGATGACTCCGAAGCTCAACGCGTGTCGTTTTGCAGCGAAGATTGTAAACGACGCTGCATG gaATTTTACAATGTTGAGACGAAAGCAGATTGGGCGGCTTTTGATGACTATTGCGG GACCCATGGTTTGAAATATCCTTTCATGGTGAAGCGGTTGGCTTGCATGGTCATATCAGGAGTTGCCAGAAGTGACAGTGTAGACATACTTCAACCTGCCAATTTGACACCTCAGATGATTTCACGG ATGGAAGAAGAGTTTGGCTTGTTATGGAATGCTTTCAGAAAGACACTTATTTCAGATGAAGATATTTCTT TTTTAACCAAGCAATGGTACATTGGTGTTTTGGCACGAATTCGAATCAATGCATTTCGCATTGAGTTGGCTACAGGACTATATGAAGATCTTCTTTCATCAGCAGCAGCATCTGTAGAAGCTGAAGCTGCCGTTGGACATGCTGTCTACATACTTCCGTCCTTCTACAATCATGATTGTG ATCCAAATGCGCACATTATATGGATAGATAACGCAGATGCAAAATTGAAGGCCCTTCGTGATGTTGAAGAAG GTGAAGAACTTAGAATCTGCTACATTGATGCCAGCCTGGATCGCGATGCTCGGCAAGAACTTTTATCTCGGGGATTTGGTTTTCAATGCAACTGTAACAGGTGCTTACATGGAGATTAA